In Musa acuminata AAA Group cultivar baxijiao chromosome BXJ2-8, Cavendish_Baxijiao_AAA, whole genome shotgun sequence, one genomic interval encodes:
- the LOC135618203 gene encoding protein DETOXIFICATION 49-like yields MCNGAIPGSAAPCQCDHHDEPHGLLTAPLVVVEKPVAKTQAEVAPAPVLTPKPLGSVPLALVEATSVLSIALPMVLTGLLLYCRSMVSMLFLGRLGDLALAGGSLAIGFANITGYSVLSGLAMGMEPICGQAFGAQRHRLLGLALHRTVLLLLSASVPIALLWYYIRPLLLLVGQEPALAAAASSYLHACLPDLLLQSFLHPLRIYLRTQSITLPLTVCAGLAVVLHLPINYLLVSVLRLGIGGVALASVLFNFNVVVFLIGYVYFSGIHRSTGGLSFSSECLKEWRSLLNLAVPSCISVCLEWWWYEIMIILCGLLLNPQVTVASMGILIQTTSLLYIFPSSLSFGVSTRVGNELGANRPDRAQRAATVGLSCSFVVGLLALGFAFSVRHVWARMFTGDPAILDLTASVLPILGLCELGNCPQTTGCGVLRGSARPKLGADINLGSFYAVGMPVAVGLAFWTPLDFRGLWLGLLSAQATCVVLMLVTIDSTDWDAQAERAQLLIGAAIDEDYKESLPKTNNPTGGDDTDVIVKIER; encoded by the coding sequence ATGTGTAACGGGGCTATCCCCGGTTCTGCTGCACCATGCCAATGCGACCACCACGATGAGCCGCATGGCCTACTCACCGCACCCCTGGTGGTGGTCGAGAAGCCGGTGGCGAAGACCCAAGCAGAGGTGGCACCGGCGCCGGTCCTGACGCCGAAGCCTCTCGGCTCGGTGCCCCTGGCGCTTGTGGAAGCTACGTCCGTCTTAAGCATCGCGCTGCCCATGGTCCTCACTGGGCTGCTTCTCTACTGCCGTTCCATGGTTTCCATGCTCTTCCTCGGCCGGCTCGGTGATCTCGCCCTCGCCGGTGGCTCCTTGGCCATCGGTTTCGCCAACATCACCGGTTACTCCGTCCTCTCTGGTCTGGCGATGGGCATGGAGCCTATCTGCGGTCAGGCTTTCGGTGCGCAGCGCCACCGACTCCTTGGCCTCGCTCTCCACCGGaccgttctcctcctcctctctgccTCCGTCCCCATCGCCCTCCTATGGTATTACATCCGTCCTCTGCTCCTCCTCGTCGGCCAGGAACCCGCTCTTGCCGCCGCCGCAAGCTCTTACCTCCACGCCTGCCTTCCTGACCTTCTCCTACAGTCGTTTCTCCACCCTCTCCGCATTTACCTCAGGACCCAGTCCATCACGCTCCCGTTGACTGTGTGCGCGGGGCTCGCCGTCGTCCTCCACCTACCCATCAACTACCTCTTGGTCTCAGTTCTCCGCCTTGGCATCGGCGGCGTCGCCTTGGCCTCTGTTCTGTTTAACTTCAACGTGGTAGTGTTTCTTATTGGTTACGTCTACTTCTCCGGTATCCACCGTAGCACCGGTGGACTCAGCTTCAGCTCCGAGTGCCTTAAAGAATGGAGGTCGCTTCTGAACCTCGCCGTCCCCAGCTGCATCTCGGTGTGCCTGGAATGGTGGTGGTACGAGATCATGATCATCTTGTGTGGTCTTCTCTTAAACCCACAGGTCACTGTTGCTTCCATGGGCATTCTGATCCAGACCACCTCACTCCTCTACATTTTCCCATCGTCTCTAAGCTTTGGCGTGTCGACACGGGTCGGCAACGAGCTCGGCGCGAATCGTCCCGACAGAGCGCAGCGGGCCGCAACCGTCGGGTTGTCATGCAGTTTCGTTGTCGGCCTCCTCGCGTTGGGATTCGCTTTCTCGGTGCGCCACGTGTGGGCCAGGATGTTCACCGGCGACCCAGCTATCCTCGATCTCACCGCGTCGGTGCTACCGATCCTTGGCCTGTGCGAGCTCGGAAACTGCCCGCAGACCACCGGGTGCGGGGTGTTGAGAGGAAGCGCCCGACCCAAGCTCGGCGCGGACATAAACTTGGGCTCATTCTACGCCGTCGGCATGCCGGTAGCTGTCGGGCTGGCGTTCTGGACGCCGCTCGACTTCAGGGGCCTCTGGCTGGGGCTGCTCTCGGCGCAGGCCACCTGCGTCGTGTTAATGCTCGTCACCATCGACAGCACCGATTGGGATGCGCAGGCCGAGCGGGCGCAGCTGCTCATCGGCGCTGCCATCGACGAGGATTACAAAGAATCATTGCCAAAGACTAATAATCCAACAGGAGGAGACGACACTGATGTCATCGTAAAGATTGAGCGATGA
- the LOC135619086 gene encoding protein-ribulosamine 3-kinase, chloroplastic-like isoform X1, producing the protein MVHVGAPLSAPFSLGASSPRARRRASLLPKLTRRRSIMASMGDDPIREWILTEGKATQITRISPIGGGCINHASRYDTDSGSFFVKTNRRIGPSMFEAESLGLSAMYATQSIRVPMPYKVGPLPTGGSFIIMEFIEFGPSRGSQSVLGRKLAEMHQAGKSSKGFGFDIDNTIGSTPQINSWSSDWIDFFSEHRLGYQLKLALDQYGDSAIYEKGQRLMKNLQPLFEGVVIEPCLLHGDLWSGNISSDKNGDPVILDPACYYGHTEAEFGMSWCAGFGGAFYSSYFELQISTNNYHIRCYKGGLKSNIHLCWSFLHVSSLLSEMHEMLSYLMVMPTDGIFLLLLVKYLSQRTEI; encoded by the exons ATGGTGCACGTGGGCGCCCCCCTATCCGCCCCTTTCTCCCTCGGCGCCTCGTCTCCTCGCGCTCGTCGCCGCGCTTCTCTTCTCCCCAAACTCACTCGCCGGCGCTCAATCA TGGCATCCATGGGAGATGATCCAATTCGGGAATGGATTCTTACAGAAGGAAAGGCTACACAGATTACAAGAATCAGTCCCATTGGTGGTGGTTGCATTAATCATGCAAGCCGATATGACACTGATTCTGGTTCCTTCTTTGTGAAGACAAACAG AAGAATCGGACCATCAATGTTTGAAGCAGAGTCCCTTGGTTTGAGTGCAATGTATGCCACCCAATCAATTCGTGTTCCTATGCCATATAAG GTTGGACCTTTACCAACAGGTGGTTCTTTTATTATTATGGAATTTATTGAATTTGGGCCTTCCAGGGGAAGTCAG TCAGTGTTAGGAAGAAAGCTTGCAGAAATGCATCAAGCTGGAAAATCTAGTAAGGGTTTTGGTTTTGATATTGACAACACTATTGGCAG TACTCCCCAGATAAACAGTTGGTCTTCAGATTGGATTGATTTTTTTTCCGAGCATAGATTGGGGTACCAACTAAAGTTAGCATTAGACCAATATGGGGACTCTGCAATATACGAAAAAG GTCAAAGATTGATGAAAAATCTGCAACCACTTTTTGAAGGAGTTGTCATTGAGCCATGCTTACTCCATGGAGACCTGTGGAGTGGTAATATCAGCTCTGACAAGAATGGGGATCCTGTTATATTGGATCCAGCATGTTACT ATGGTCACACTGAGGCAGAATTTGGAATGTCATGGTGTGCAGGATTTGGAGGAGCCTTCTATTCGTCCTACTTTGAG TTGCAGATATCGACGAATAATTACCATATTAGATGTTACAAAGGTGGTCTGAAAAGCAACATCCATTTATGTTGGTCATTTCTGCATGTCAGTAGTCTTTTGTCAGAGATGCATGAAATGTTGAGTTACCTCATGGTGATGCCCACAGATGGTATCTTCCTATTACTGCTAGTTAAGTACCTATCGCAGAGAACAGAAATATGA
- the LOC135619086 gene encoding protein-ribulosamine 3-kinase, chloroplastic-like isoform X2 gives MVHVGAPLSAPFSLGASSPRARRRASLLPKLTRRRSIMASMGDDPIREWILTEGKATQITRISPIGGGCINHASRYDTDSGSFFVKTNRIGPSMFEAESLGLSAMYATQSIRVPMPYKVGPLPTGGSFIIMEFIEFGPSRGSQSVLGRKLAEMHQAGKSSKGFGFDIDNTIGSTPQINSWSSDWIDFFSEHRLGYQLKLALDQYGDSAIYEKGQRLMKNLQPLFEGVVIEPCLLHGDLWSGNISSDKNGDPVILDPACYYGHTEAEFGMSWCAGFGGAFYSSYFELQISTNNYHIRCYKGGLKSNIHLCWSFLHVSSLLSEMHEMLSYLMVMPTDGIFLLLLVKYLSQRTEI, from the exons ATGGTGCACGTGGGCGCCCCCCTATCCGCCCCTTTCTCCCTCGGCGCCTCGTCTCCTCGCGCTCGTCGCCGCGCTTCTCTTCTCCCCAAACTCACTCGCCGGCGCTCAATCA TGGCATCCATGGGAGATGATCCAATTCGGGAATGGATTCTTACAGAAGGAAAGGCTACACAGATTACAAGAATCAGTCCCATTGGTGGTGGTTGCATTAATCATGCAAGCCGATATGACACTGATTCTGGTTCCTTCTTTGTGAAGACAAACAG AATCGGACCATCAATGTTTGAAGCAGAGTCCCTTGGTTTGAGTGCAATGTATGCCACCCAATCAATTCGTGTTCCTATGCCATATAAG GTTGGACCTTTACCAACAGGTGGTTCTTTTATTATTATGGAATTTATTGAATTTGGGCCTTCCAGGGGAAGTCAG TCAGTGTTAGGAAGAAAGCTTGCAGAAATGCATCAAGCTGGAAAATCTAGTAAGGGTTTTGGTTTTGATATTGACAACACTATTGGCAG TACTCCCCAGATAAACAGTTGGTCTTCAGATTGGATTGATTTTTTTTCCGAGCATAGATTGGGGTACCAACTAAAGTTAGCATTAGACCAATATGGGGACTCTGCAATATACGAAAAAG GTCAAAGATTGATGAAAAATCTGCAACCACTTTTTGAAGGAGTTGTCATTGAGCCATGCTTACTCCATGGAGACCTGTGGAGTGGTAATATCAGCTCTGACAAGAATGGGGATCCTGTTATATTGGATCCAGCATGTTACT ATGGTCACACTGAGGCAGAATTTGGAATGTCATGGTGTGCAGGATTTGGAGGAGCCTTCTATTCGTCCTACTTTGAG TTGCAGATATCGACGAATAATTACCATATTAGATGTTACAAAGGTGGTCTGAAAAGCAACATCCATTTATGTTGGTCATTTCTGCATGTCAGTAGTCTTTTGTCAGAGATGCATGAAATGTTGAGTTACCTCATGGTGATGCCCACAGATGGTATCTTCCTATTACTGCTAGTTAAGTACCTATCGCAGAGAACAGAAATATGA